In Bythopirellula goksoeyrii, a single window of DNA contains:
- a CDS encoding class I SAM-dependent methyltransferase yields MRWQLKSFIQQRIAQLPRPLSEMAYFTLQRHFGSLQRSRVTPVNRLSVGLEICRQIELQGRSPQNATFFEVGTGWRLNVPLACWLCGAGQIITADLNAFLNDSLINEDLAYIHRNKEALFQQLQPKFGDLIQLDRWERLTCMASSRVSTAQLCDRLNIEYLAPSDASCTNLDSHSVDFHVSCNVLEHIPQAELRKIFREARRVTRPDGLLLHRVDHTDHFSHSDSSLAPIHFLRFSEAEWRKYADNRYAYVNRLREDDYIEMFQDCGHIVRNVNSVSDQHIAKLLDSGYSLNHRFRDKKRDVLTRLDSLFVLVPDSATAFESNAA; encoded by the coding sequence ATGCGATGGCAACTTAAATCGTTTATTCAACAGCGGATAGCACAATTGCCGAGACCCTTGTCTGAGATGGCTTACTTCACACTTCAACGGCATTTCGGGAGCTTGCAGCGTAGTCGCGTTACCCCCGTTAACCGCTTAAGCGTCGGACTCGAAATATGTCGACAAATCGAATTGCAGGGCCGTTCTCCACAAAATGCTACCTTCTTCGAGGTCGGAACGGGCTGGCGACTCAATGTTCCTCTTGCCTGCTGGCTGTGCGGAGCGGGGCAAATTATCACTGCCGATCTAAACGCATTCCTAAATGATTCGCTGATTAACGAAGACTTGGCTTACATTCACAGGAATAAGGAGGCGCTTTTCCAGCAACTTCAGCCGAAGTTCGGCGACCTGATTCAGCTTGACCGCTGGGAACGCTTGACTTGCATGGCGAGTTCACGAGTCTCAACTGCGCAACTGTGCGATCGGCTTAACATCGAGTACTTGGCTCCCAGCGATGCTAGTTGCACGAATCTTGACTCACATTCTGTGGACTTTCACGTTTCCTGCAATGTGCTCGAACACATTCCTCAGGCAGAGCTGAGGAAGATCTTTCGAGAAGCCCGACGAGTTACTCGACCAGACGGACTTTTGCTCCATCGCGTAGACCACACTGATCATTTTTCTCATTCTGATTCCTCGCTAGCGCCTATTCATTTCCTGCGTTTCAGTGAAGCCGAGTGGCGCAAGTATGCGGACAATCGTTACGCATATGTAAACCGCCTCCGGGAAGACGACTACATCGAGATGTTTCAGGATTGCGGTCATATAGTGCGCAATGTGAATTCAGTTTCAGATCAGCACATCGCAAAACTTCTAGACAGTGGTTATTCGCTCAACCATCGCTTTCGTGATAAGAAGCGAGATGTGTTGACAAGACTTGATTCCCTATTTGTCCTGGTGCCTGATTCGGCTACCGCTTTCGAGTCAAACGCTGCATAG
- a CDS encoding glycosyltransferase, producing MRVLWVHNTPAHIESACPFIFILADEMRSQGIHVDLYSTGSLRGFARLNSVRRDVTHRSHDYDLVHAQFGSACAHVSARTPCRRIVSLRGTDLLGCDTGSAWWRLHGWAARRLTRQSLPSYQRVLVMSHRMRDELSRYHGRCAGVEVLPDGIDLQQFQPRERMAARRELGFSDDTRPWILFASLKSCNPVKRSGLAKAAFERAAAQRPDVVLQTISGKPHDEIPLWMSAANVLLMTSTREGWPNVVKEALACNVPFVSTNVSDLSRITAVEPSCVVADANPDKLAQGILTALETPPSKPLQNYVASMALPKIARQLTAIYHDTLQKASPIAA from the coding sequence ATGCGTGTTCTTTGGGTTCATAACACGCCTGCCCATATAGAGTCTGCATGCCCTTTCATATTCATTCTGGCCGATGAAATGCGAAGCCAGGGGATTCACGTCGATCTCTACTCAACAGGGTCTCTGAGAGGCTTCGCACGACTGAATTCGGTGCGCCGTGACGTTACTCATCGATCTCACGACTACGATTTAGTGCATGCCCAGTTCGGTTCCGCTTGTGCCCATGTCTCCGCTCGGACCCCTTGTCGTCGTATTGTCTCGCTACGTGGAACCGATCTGCTCGGTTGTGATACCGGTTCCGCATGGTGGCGGCTGCACGGATGGGCTGCTCGGCGATTGACCCGCCAATCGCTGCCTAGCTACCAGCGCGTACTGGTAATGTCTCATCGTATGCGCGACGAGTTGAGCAGATATCACGGCCGTTGTGCGGGAGTCGAAGTACTGCCGGACGGAATCGACCTGCAACAATTTCAGCCACGGGAACGCATGGCCGCCCGCCGCGAATTAGGGTTTTCTGACGATACTCGTCCTTGGATTTTGTTCGCCTCGCTCAAAAGCTGCAATCCTGTAAAGCGATCCGGCTTGGCCAAAGCGGCGTTTGAGCGAGCGGCCGCCCAGAGGCCCGATGTAGTCCTACAAACTATCAGTGGCAAACCACATGACGAAATACCCCTTTGGATGAGCGCAGCGAACGTGTTGTTGATGACCTCGACTCGCGAGGGCTGGCCCAATGTCGTCAAGGAGGCGCTGGCGTGCAATGTGCCGTTCGTCAGTACCAACGTGAGTGACCTCTCGCGAATAACCGCCGTGGAACCAAGTTGCGTTGTTGCGGATGCCAATCCCGACAAGCTAGCTCAGGGGATTCTAACGGCCCTGGAAACTCCACCCTCTAAACCGTTGCAGAATTACGTGGCATCGATGGCACTGCCAAAAATCGCACGACAACTCACAGCCATTTACCATGACACATTGCAGAAGGCGTCCCCCATCGCAGCGTAG
- the wzy gene encoding O-antigen polysaccharide polymerase Wzy: MFPWLVTLYLIMFYICAVRFASREGYWSPVIVFGITAFYYYLSLPLELYFRGQEVFTAYPAVFGISPEVRNAIGISAVLALLGFVAGHLLSGVGRLGAHRDFMPDRRLPNSLKYLALFSLIAIFLLYRFTLFENLGYQDANERRYNDPLFGYLTRLCLLLSCLCVGVIVQRKGLARAPAFLIAALVVAWGFYTSDKNPILQAALGLSTYWVGARSRSMKHLYIYCGAAVLAIASLPLFSAFRAHAPIDIRSAVADFSVQNTDAKGPMISLVLALEEDGPQFYGSSYLYALVGWVPRAIWPNRPNDLAQEFAFDHMPNWQPGMGLGYSLLAEAYLNFGKVGVFLQYFGIAFGLGRLWRGLYNLFARYGATPYWRASLAVTYFGILAIMHRVPSGYVVQSCVFELLVPVVAFCWLDIRPMRRYRTYNAHLVTGPHRVPRRRQFVSTHSITG; encoded by the coding sequence ATGTTTCCCTGGCTCGTGACGCTATATCTGATTATGTTTTACATTTGCGCGGTGCGGTTTGCATCGCGAGAAGGCTATTGGTCCCCGGTGATCGTCTTCGGGATCACGGCATTCTACTACTACTTGTCTTTGCCGTTAGAGCTCTATTTCCGCGGCCAAGAGGTATTTACGGCCTATCCCGCGGTGTTCGGTATTTCTCCGGAAGTGCGGAATGCTATAGGAATCTCAGCAGTCTTGGCGCTGCTGGGATTTGTGGCCGGGCACCTTCTCTCGGGCGTGGGACGTCTTGGTGCCCATCGTGATTTCATGCCGGATCGACGATTGCCAAATTCTCTGAAATATCTAGCCCTTTTTTCCCTTATTGCCATATTTTTACTCTACCGCTTCACGCTTTTTGAGAATTTGGGATACCAAGATGCCAACGAGCGTCGCTACAACGATCCCCTTTTTGGATATTTGACGCGATTGTGCTTGCTGTTGAGTTGCTTGTGCGTGGGCGTGATCGTGCAGCGAAAGGGACTCGCCCGGGCACCGGCCTTCTTAATCGCTGCGTTGGTTGTCGCCTGGGGATTTTATACCTCAGACAAGAACCCCATCTTGCAGGCAGCGCTTGGATTGAGCACCTACTGGGTCGGCGCGCGCAGTCGATCCATGAAGCACCTCTACATCTATTGTGGTGCGGCAGTACTGGCGATTGCCTCGCTGCCTCTCTTTTCTGCGTTTCGTGCTCATGCTCCGATCGACATTCGTAGTGCCGTTGCCGACTTTTCTGTGCAAAATACCGACGCGAAAGGTCCCATGATCAGCCTTGTCCTGGCCCTCGAAGAGGATGGGCCCCAATTCTACGGCAGTAGCTATTTGTACGCCCTCGTTGGCTGGGTCCCACGGGCGATCTGGCCAAATCGACCTAATGATCTGGCACAGGAGTTTGCGTTCGACCACATGCCTAATTGGCAGCCGGGAATGGGACTCGGTTACTCACTGTTGGCGGAGGCGTATCTGAATTTCGGCAAGGTGGGTGTCTTTTTACAGTATTTTGGCATCGCCTTTGGCCTTGGCCGACTTTGGCGAGGCCTCTACAATCTCTTCGCGCGTTACGGGGCGACCCCCTATTGGCGGGCGAGCCTCGCTGTTACCTACTTTGGAATCCTCGCGATTATGCACCGCGTGCCAAGTGGCTACGTAGTGCAAAGCTGTGTGTTCGAGTTGCTGGTTCCCGTCGTTGCGTTTTGTTGGTTGGATATCCGTCCCATGCGCAGATACCGGACTTATAATGCGCACTTGGTCACAGGTCCCCATAGAGTTCCTCGGCGGCGTCAGTTCGTTTCGACTCATTCTATTACAGGATAA
- a CDS encoding lipopolysaccharide biosynthesis protein, with the protein MRCLHSASRAEEEVADVTTDAEMSHNSPSAQSFAMTSGTRNNLESLAGTATVRDLSGERRVHRHLATQLDYLLTYGLSCATSLCGMIAFRLAHTNLGDIGFAEYALMRRVVAFLVPMLSMGMAVAITKKVARQVAEKRAVDSIETLGVGILVSLVGATILALGIFLAPRQVSLLLTGDHGQAHLVRPLVPLVSGSILAICAGTYCRGRMWIGASNSLQLLCLGVIPAVVLIWVHDIQTFLWWSGCAVCAVSGLAVVAVYLNQTSSATWPSWGTAYSLLQLGLPRVPGDLAYYGLFTVPAIAAAYNGGLQAGGDMAYAIAWLTLAGQLVAPISALLLPEASYLLHVGEAALLRRRVGKLVRYSLTLTTFLVAMLIYWGPEIITLHLGVCRSSQLHAVRLLLIAAIPLNLFLCLRSVIDAGESSAISPRLCLFAFATFCVALPSFWRMGLASPVVYAFVLAMSVLAVLAMVTTSQVFSKHLGTAGNRHGPTSAAPVGG; encoded by the coding sequence ATGCGCTGCCTACACTCCGCCTCCCGCGCCGAGGAAGAAGTGGCGGACGTCACCACCGATGCTGAAATGTCTCACAATTCGCCCAGCGCACAGAGTTTCGCCATGACCAGCGGTACCCGTAACAACTTGGAGTCCCTAGCAGGCACCGCCACAGTTCGCGATCTGTCGGGGGAAAGACGGGTTCACAGACACCTTGCCACGCAATTGGATTATTTGTTGACCTACGGTCTCTCTTGCGCGACATCGCTTTGTGGTATGATCGCCTTCCGATTGGCGCACACCAACTTAGGAGATATAGGCTTTGCAGAGTACGCTCTGATGCGCCGAGTCGTTGCCTTCTTAGTACCAATGCTGTCGATGGGAATGGCGGTGGCGATCACCAAAAAAGTCGCCCGGCAGGTTGCTGAGAAACGTGCTGTTGACTCGATTGAGACGCTGGGCGTCGGCATTTTGGTATCGCTGGTCGGCGCAACAATACTTGCGCTAGGTATCTTTCTTGCCCCGCGACAAGTCTCGCTTTTGCTTACAGGAGACCATGGTCAAGCACATCTTGTTAGACCTCTCGTGCCGTTGGTGAGCGGTTCGATCCTCGCAATCTGCGCTGGCACCTATTGTCGCGGCCGAATGTGGATCGGAGCATCAAACTCTCTGCAGCTGCTTTGCCTCGGTGTAATTCCGGCAGTCGTTCTCATTTGGGTCCACGATATTCAGACCTTCCTCTGGTGGTCGGGCTGTGCGGTCTGTGCTGTGAGCGGACTAGCTGTAGTCGCAGTTTACCTGAACCAGACAAGCTCGGCGACCTGGCCGTCATGGGGCACGGCTTACTCGCTACTGCAATTAGGGCTGCCTCGCGTTCCGGGCGACCTGGCGTATTACGGTCTGTTCACCGTGCCAGCGATTGCGGCAGCCTACAACGGCGGGTTGCAGGCCGGAGGCGATATGGCCTACGCTATCGCTTGGCTTACGCTTGCTGGTCAGCTCGTCGCCCCGATCAGTGCCCTGCTACTTCCTGAAGCGTCTTATCTGCTACATGTTGGCGAGGCGGCCCTTCTGCGTCGCCGCGTCGGCAAATTAGTCCGATATTCGCTCACGTTGACCACTTTCCTTGTAGCCATGCTAATCTATTGGGGACCGGAGATTATCACGCTCCATTTGGGAGTCTGTCGGTCGTCGCAGCTGCACGCCGTCCGTTTGCTGTTGATAGCGGCGATCCCATTAAATCTCTTTCTTTGTCTGCGAAGCGTGATTGACGCGGGCGAATCATCTGCGATCAGTCCTCGCCTGTGCCTGTTCGCATTCGCCACTTTCTGCGTTGCGTTGCCCTCATTTTGGCGAATGGGTTTGGCCAGTCCGGTGGTCTACGCGTTTGTGCTCGCGATGAGTGTCCTTGCCGTCCTTGCGATGGTGACCACCTCCCAGGTCTTCAGCAAACATCTCGGTACGGCGGGCAACCGACACGGCCCTACCTCAGCCGCTCCGGTCGGAGGTTAA
- a CDS encoding polysaccharide biosynthesis/export family protein, whose translation MLLAELPPKGPLLTVEKSALHITWSVFLLLIGSYLAGCQSAQYRAASLPNQFRAKPSPGDVSVNMARLTGAGYDNSLIGPDDMLEITVMSGRNEEKPVPLVARVSKDGAVDVSPIGPVAVKNLDPAVASERIAKAAVERGIFIQPNITVEIKKKAVNHITVLGAVEKPGLHEVSRNSSDVVSALALAGGLTDEAGTEVEIIRQHVAKRNTYTRFADYSVEQPPTNSEEEGSVQQTAYNDLFPEGPPAAQAKALTEPADEQVARRIDLASLPNHYSRDEFHLEDRDVVMVKARKKRSIHVGGLVEKPGQFELPATEDLRMLDAIALAGGSSSLMADKVYVIRQVAGEPKPVVILASMQKAKQDGAENLLMAEGDMISIEQTPITAVYDALGKFMHLTVGVSGNSFF comes from the coding sequence ATGCTCCTTGCTGAACTGCCACCGAAAGGTCCGCTGCTGACTGTCGAGAAGTCTGCGCTCCACATTACGTGGAGTGTTTTCTTGCTGCTGATTGGAAGCTACCTAGCAGGTTGTCAGTCGGCGCAGTATCGGGCGGCCAGTTTGCCGAATCAATTTCGGGCGAAACCGAGCCCTGGCGATGTGTCGGTCAACATGGCTCGGCTGACTGGAGCGGGATACGACAACTCGCTGATCGGCCCCGACGATATGTTGGAAATCACGGTCATGAGTGGTCGCAATGAAGAAAAGCCGGTCCCCTTGGTAGCCCGAGTCTCCAAGGATGGTGCAGTTGACGTATCTCCGATCGGTCCGGTCGCCGTTAAGAATCTGGATCCGGCCGTTGCCAGCGAACGGATTGCGAAAGCTGCAGTCGAACGGGGAATATTTATTCAGCCGAATATCACTGTCGAAATCAAGAAAAAGGCTGTTAACCACATCACCGTGCTAGGTGCGGTGGAGAAGCCGGGTCTGCATGAAGTGTCTCGGAATTCAAGCGATGTAGTGAGTGCGTTGGCCCTAGCAGGAGGCTTGACCGACGAAGCCGGCACCGAGGTGGAAATCATTAGACAGCACGTTGCCAAGAGGAACACTTATACACGGTTTGCAGACTATTCTGTTGAACAGCCCCCGACAAATTCGGAAGAAGAAGGCAGCGTCCAACAGACAGCCTATAACGACCTCTTTCCTGAGGGCCCCCCAGCAGCACAAGCAAAAGCCCTGACAGAACCCGCCGATGAGCAAGTGGCCCGTCGGATCGATCTGGCCAGTTTGCCCAACCACTACTCGCGGGATGAGTTTCATCTGGAAGACCGTGATGTAGTGATGGTCAAGGCACGCAAGAAACGCAGCATCCATGTCGGTGGTTTGGTCGAAAAGCCAGGACAATTTGAACTACCCGCCACCGAGGACTTGCGAATGCTCGACGCGATTGCACTAGCCGGCGGATCGAGTTCTCTGATGGCCGACAAAGTGTACGTCATCCGCCAGGTAGCAGGTGAGCCAAAACCTGTTGTAATCCTCGCGAGTATGCAAAAAGCCAAGCAGGATGGCGCAGAAAACCTGCTAATGGCCGAAGGGGACATGATAAGCATTGAACAGACACCTATTACGGCCGTGTACGACGCACTAGGCAAATTTATGCATCTCACGGTAGGCGTCTCTGGCAATTCCTTCTTCTGA
- a CDS encoding polysaccharide biosynthesis tyrosine autokinase, giving the protein MINSDFNQNQADADFMPSVDAVSAVARFVGIVRRRKQVVIASVVISGLLGMTYFMLATRKYASTAELLIIQQKQDHLATVGDHESSEDTMATNRKLISSPIVLQNAIKQLAPQHLIDLVGKPTHEWVETLSENLSAQVTRRTNFIDVTYRSKSPDAAAAVVRAVINSYLQFVQEKHQGTAGDALHSLLQKGAELEAKLTEKQNELQSFSQEVGHLAMSQDDSAVEPTIQRALRLNDALMDVQQRRLELQATLASIDGALERGEDINQYLVAMEESVGRQLMLSSLGLSSEDLSVIEEQQKQILTLQAELSSLSKFYGPNHPRILDLQTSIANSERYVREYRANLGNQSNGMAQNHLGPVVKRMLEQSVEQTWQKEQQMSASFEEARKEAARHSGDLVQLHMLEREVTRLEAQYDLLFEKISTVDMRQMQAPIQATVVREPVPDRVPVSPQIRFLVFICLASGIAVGTAIVYVQDILDDRFSSPEELTSQLGVPVLAMVRNLTPLPGEGMDTVHTYKLPHAVETEAFRTLRTAISLSGTSCERLLISSSEPGDGKTTISVNLSVAMAQAGKRTLVIDADLRKPGFTSLLKLKGRPGVADVLTSGLSPSESAPSMVVETEVPGLDVLPVGLRRPNPAELLSSNEFVELLAWADSQYDRVIVDCPPVLAVSDAQVVGQLVDGAILVVRPEKNHRRSVIRAVESFQSVGCNVLGVVANALSDESQTYGYGGYGYGYGYGYGYGHDEEEFGDEVADEPLETIPHPSTKMSVTPRRKTSPTDPIRPRRAA; this is encoded by the coding sequence ATGATCAATTCAGATTTCAATCAGAATCAAGCCGACGCCGACTTCATGCCGTCGGTCGATGCGGTATCGGCAGTTGCACGATTCGTCGGCATCGTGCGCCGCCGCAAGCAGGTGGTGATAGCTTCGGTTGTGATTAGCGGATTGCTCGGTATGACCTACTTCATGCTGGCTACCCGAAAGTATGCCTCGACGGCGGAACTTCTGATCATTCAGCAGAAACAAGACCACTTGGCTACTGTTGGCGATCACGAGAGTTCCGAAGACACGATGGCCACCAATCGAAAACTGATTTCTTCGCCCATCGTTCTGCAAAACGCCATCAAACAGCTTGCTCCACAGCATCTAATCGACCTGGTGGGAAAACCGACACATGAATGGGTCGAGACACTCTCAGAGAATCTTAGCGCCCAAGTCACGCGGAGGACCAACTTCATCGACGTGACGTATCGTTCCAAAAGCCCCGATGCAGCGGCAGCGGTCGTACGAGCGGTCATTAATTCCTACCTGCAATTCGTCCAAGAAAAGCATCAAGGGACAGCCGGCGACGCTCTCCACAGCCTTTTGCAGAAGGGCGCCGAGCTGGAAGCCAAACTCACTGAGAAGCAAAACGAGCTCCAATCCTTTAGCCAGGAAGTCGGCCACCTGGCGATGAGTCAGGACGACAGTGCAGTGGAACCGACTATTCAAAGAGCCTTGCGACTGAACGACGCCCTGATGGACGTGCAACAACGGAGGCTTGAATTGCAAGCAACGCTTGCGTCAATCGATGGAGCGTTGGAGAGAGGTGAAGATATCAATCAATATCTCGTCGCCATGGAAGAGTCCGTGGGAAGGCAATTGATGCTCTCCTCGCTGGGACTAAGTTCCGAAGATCTTAGTGTGATCGAAGAACAACAGAAACAGATTCTCACATTACAAGCGGAGCTGAGCTCGCTGTCAAAGTTCTATGGCCCCAATCATCCTCGTATCCTTGACTTGCAAACCAGCATTGCCAATTCTGAACGGTACGTACGGGAATATCGCGCCAATTTGGGAAATCAATCGAATGGGATGGCGCAAAATCACCTTGGCCCGGTAGTAAAGCGGATGCTGGAACAATCAGTTGAGCAAACCTGGCAAAAAGAACAACAAATGTCCGCCTCGTTTGAAGAGGCCCGTAAGGAAGCTGCCAGACATAGTGGAGACTTGGTGCAACTCCACATGTTGGAACGCGAAGTGACACGTCTCGAAGCCCAGTATGACTTACTGTTTGAAAAGATCTCGACCGTCGACATGCGACAGATGCAGGCCCCCATTCAAGCCACCGTCGTCCGCGAGCCGGTGCCAGATCGGGTGCCAGTCTCACCACAGATTCGATTCTTAGTCTTCATCTGTCTGGCAAGCGGAATTGCCGTCGGCACGGCGATTGTCTACGTGCAAGACATCCTTGACGACCGGTTCTCTTCACCGGAGGAACTGACCTCTCAATTGGGTGTCCCTGTGTTGGCCATGGTTCGCAACTTGACTCCACTCCCTGGAGAGGGCATGGATACCGTTCACACGTACAAGCTTCCGCATGCCGTAGAGACCGAGGCGTTCCGCACATTGCGGACTGCGATTTCACTCTCAGGAACCTCTTGCGAGCGGCTGCTGATTTCTAGTTCTGAACCGGGCGATGGCAAGACAACTATCTCAGTGAACCTCTCGGTGGCGATGGCTCAGGCGGGGAAACGGACCCTCGTGATTGATGCTGATCTGCGCAAGCCTGGTTTTACGTCTTTGCTGAAACTCAAAGGCCGACCAGGTGTGGCCGACGTGCTGACCAGTGGGCTTTCTCCCAGTGAATCCGCGCCTTCCATGGTGGTAGAAACCGAAGTACCGGGTCTCGATGTTCTGCCGGTTGGCTTGCGGCGTCCCAATCCAGCTGAACTGTTGAGCAGCAATGAATTCGTGGAACTGCTGGCATGGGCCGACTCGCAATATGACCGGGTGATAGTGGATTGCCCGCCGGTCCTGGCGGTAAGCGATGCCCAAGTCGTTGGCCAATTGGTGGATGGAGCAATCTTGGTCGTGCGCCCCGAAAAGAATCATCGCCGCAGTGTGATTCGGGCGGTGGAAAGCTTCCAGTCCGTGGGATGCAACGTGTTGGGCGTAGTCGCCAATGCCTTGTCAGATGAATCGCAAACCTACGGCTATGGTGGCTATGGGTATGGCTACGGATATGGTTACGGCTACGGACACGACGAGGAAGAGTTCGGCGACGAAGTCGCCGACGAACCACTAGAAACGATCCCTCATCCTTCGACCAAGATGAGTGTGACTCCGCGACGTAAGACAAGCCCCACTGATCCGATCCGACCTCGTCGAGCAGCCTGA